The proteins below come from a single Argentina anserina chromosome 1, drPotAnse1.1, whole genome shotgun sequence genomic window:
- the LOC126803309 gene encoding dof zinc finger protein DOF5.3-like, with amino-acid sequence MQGERGQAQQHNNQDPKVNHQQQQQGQQQHHEPQKCPRCESLNSKFCYYNNYSLSQPRYFCKACRRYWTQGGTLRNVPVGGGCRKGKRGKTMSSSASRSVLIQPQSQDHHQRSLMMLSGDSGPSTALNSLHGSQDYPGGADYLTSMPFTQNFGHLGGSSQLGCDGASNLGLLHGFNAISTYGQRQMQNQLFKSNMEPPPLYKSEDHRGQLLQSTRSSGVMTDWPKSFFSKSHTPASASVATASASQTTLWSPTMGNITSTTSGAGPSNSLNSAQWSDDLTGSFVAGPPQ; translated from the coding sequence ATGCAAGGAGAGCGAGGACAGGCGCAACAACACAACAATCAAGACCCGAAGGTGAaccaccaacaacaacaacaagggCAACAACAACACCATGAGCCTCAGAAGTGTCCAAGGTGCGAGTCCCTTAACTCCAAATTCTGCTACTACAACAACTACAGTTTGTCCCAGCCTCGCTATTTTTGTAAAGCATGTAGAAGGTATTGGACCCAGGGAGGGACCCTCCGGAACGTCCCCGTTGGTGGGGGTTGCCGGAAAGGTAAGCGTGGCAAGACCATGTCCTCATCCGCCTCTCGCTCAGTGCTCATTCAGCCGCAATCACAAGACCACCATCAGAGGTCATTGATGATGTTATCGGGTGATTCGGGTCCATCAACTGCCCTTAACTCTTTGCATGGCTCTCAAGACTATCCCGGTGGCGCTGATTATTTGACATCTATGCCATTTACTCAAAACTTTGGCCATCTCGGGGGTTCAAGCCAATTAGGATGTGATGGTGCTTCCAATTTGGGACTGCTTCATGGCTTTAATGCTATCTCAACCTATGGCCAACGTCAAATGCAAAACCAGCTTTTTAAGAGCAACATGGAGCCTCCACCTTTATACAAATCAGAAGATCATCGCGGCCAGTTGCTACAATCAACCAGGTCAAGTGGTGTTATGACTGATTGGCCTAAGAGCTTTTTTAGCAAATCTCATACTCCAGCTTCTGCTTCTGTTGCTACTGCCTCAGCTAGTCAAACAACGCTATGGAGCCCCACCATGGGAAACATTACCAGTACCACCAGCGGTGCAGGCCCTTCGAATTCTTTGAACTCGGCTCAATGGTCTGATGATCTTACCGGTTCGTTTGTTGCCGGCCCTCCTCAATGA